From the Perca flavescens isolate YP-PL-M2 chromosome 21, PFLA_1.0, whole genome shotgun sequence genome, one window contains:
- the si:ch211-136m16.8 gene encoding enolase-phosphatase E1 has translation MDPESAFTRVERTFWTAWYYITGAVNRFIRPEPADIASNDIQPIQGSAVHSEPVNSGDADVDVGGRGIDEEQPLATASLLSSSRPLVAGELCATDIDLRPDEESVQYTVQPNRISESKATEEGEGTREEQFARVINDDAGLLVAKEDKQEDKPEKNGDRKLPSQDETPENEEHTNTRSKRLTGDAICEDMEESGRNAGADEVSMTVDEHQKMDKTIPVKEEDDKMELEHKQDLVAEDIEVELCTIKDLSVKEEDNMHIEEAKLQRNETDTAVTHEEAEYRDSVQQLMKSDEAAKQVENQLSVCKELSDDGRDFKGDPGFTSLHVELQTTYDKSGIVPEEEVIVVEQERVMTHRSGRGVKEEDESVLDDGAVIEEENMNETANNQTTDEGPEQEDDIGTVTEDRQEEDNFSELEVVTQNAKTEPHTAEFADGEQEDVAKDAEVQTTTREADDVETESHGTVIEEKSDVTTAHICVEERLSSEVRNKENSMEIGCTTTSATEKSEGETRQEMTEKLKNIPHGICEGRFVVSQELNSPTCEETQEGVPEYNNEPGPEENTTQRFLEEGDCEEIQGSQLPEEVESKEPENLQNSDFSTGADYLLVREHMEEKRESPRDITGSFEAGLPHETEKPLVEVVIQESGHLLAEEEGELLVDLMKTGIEHLKFESDVGLPDESDKAQDRPEGLLVEFEIDKELHDSKADAAGNGSETPGAVTAEEEVGFADETLLEVKEQKMTETSFFQEEVDAIDSEQNSTMTPSSLEDIIKSGLLKQSAETEPELLEDVEMQDVEMQDAGIDMEETGNGVEEDAGEDEKQNKNELEFLHLQVAGLAESESYRPVESLQMENQLSDEALEISNEEGLTEAAGESKTAESKRRDLTLSTEEVAKHVTELEGSCAEETVCSIIGHQDVIDEEILDLWMQTVLSEDTGGIKHQEEPEPGHQMEPSNQEQDEIASVQTEKEKEQLLELNSRESELVSDTEMSSSTVESGFLDQSLSEWGIQNSETQLLKTSSTVSFPGIYDMLANVSESANISELSPQQFNSGSPDKLMEKAAETAQSYLKEEDLITERGFHPDTGVTSPEARHLNQESDKSQEKTEEVQTKTGSQKEVDAEVTDWTDSKEAEFKPMTEMSTLFKVEKTNAEDEPLEITLSDSLDQIKPTESGPSRSILEASFKEEIVLTESGLQSDTCTESKSKMPSLDKPQPGWSEDIAESLPGLNRAEVAEQPTTKSKDQIEVDTVALDFTVQRSRISVKNPRVRPPKDPRSLLHKPSVDPTPSSHVSAKAPAGVPLRGLGIGIKLPGLGAGFPVLKKTQRVVSDECSPETLSQETKPEEKSDAPKQDEAQPKPKWMTPRHPGFGNPLMSELKTKLKKTTKE, from the exons ATGGACCCCGAGAGTGCCTTCACCAGGGTGGAGAGGACTTTCTGGACAGCTTGG TACTATATAACCGGAGCTGTGAACAGATTCATCAGGCCAGAGCCCGCTGACATCGCCAGCAATGACATACAGCCCATCCAGGGATCTGCGGTTCACAGTGAGCCCGTTAACTCTGGTGATGCAGATGTTGATGTTGGCGGAAGGGGGATCGATGAGGAACAGCCTCTTGCGACAGCCTCTCTGCTTAGCTCATCTCGGCCACTTGTTGCCGGGGAACTTTGCGCCACAGACATCGACTTAAGGCCTGATGAAGAAAGCGTGCAGTACACAGTCCAGCCGAACAGAATCAGCGAGAGCAAAGCAACTGAGGAAGGTGAGGGCACAAGAGAGGAACAGTTTGCCCGAGTGATAAATGACGATGCTGGGCTGCTGGTTGCAAAGGAAGACAAACAAGAAGACAAACCAGAAAAAAACGGAGATCGGAAATTGCCCAGTCAAGATGAGACGCCGGAGAATGAAGAACATACGAACACCAGGTCAAAAAGACTTACAGGTGATGCAATTTGTGAAGACATGGAGGAAAGTGGAAGAAATGCTGGTGCTGATGAGGTGTCAATGACAGTGGATGAACATcaaaaaatggacaaaaccaTCCCAGTGAAGGAAGAAGACGATAAAATGGAGCTTGAACATAAACAAGATTTGGTGGCGGAAGACATTGAGGTAGAATTGTGCACAATAAAAGATTTGAGTGTAAAAGAAGAGGATAACATGCACATTGAAGAGGCAAAGTTGCAGAGGAATGAGACAGATACAGCGGTGACGCATGAGGAAGCAGAATACAGGGATAGTGTGCAACAGCTGATGAAGTCtgatgaagcagcaaaacaagtTGAAAATCAGCTGTCAGTCTGTAAAGAGTTGTCAGACGACGGCAGAGATTTCAAGGGAGACCCAGGCTTTACTTCACTGCATGTTGAATTGCAAACGACCTACGACAAAAGTGGCATTGTGCCTGAGGAGGAGGTAATTGTTGTCGAGCAAGAGCGTGTGATGACTCATAGAAGTGGAAGAGGTGtgaaagaggaggatgagagcGTACTGGATGACGGTGCTGTCATTGAGGAAGAAAATATGAATGAGACCGCAAACAACCAGACAACAGATGAAGGGCCAGAGCAGGAAGACGACATCGGAACAGTTACAGAAGACAGACAAGAAGAAGACAATTTTTCTGAACTTGAAGTAGTCACACAGAATGCTAAAACAGAGCCACACACAGCTGAATTTGCAGATGGAGAACAAGAGGATGTGGCTAAGGACGCCGAAGTGCAAACTACAACAAGAGAGGCTGATGATGTTGAGACAGAAAGTCATGGCACCGTGATCGAAGAAAAGTCTGATGTGACAACGGCTCACATTTGTGTAGAGGAGAGGCTTTCCAGTGAAGTCCGTAACAAAGAAAATAGCATGGAAATAGGATGTACAACCACCTCAGCTACGGAAAAATCTGAAGGCGAGACTAGAcaggaaatgactgaaaagcttAAAAATATTCCCCATGGGATATGTGAAGGCCGGTTTGTTGTTTCGCAAGAGCTAAACTCTCCAACATGTGAGGAAACACAAGAGGGAGTTCCTGAATACAACAATGAGCCTGGGCCAGAGGAAAATACAACACAAAGGTTCCTGGAAGAAGGAGATTGCGAGGAAATCCAGGGCAGCCAATTACCAGAAGAGGTGGAGAGCAAAGAGCCGGAGAACCTTCAAAACAGTGACTTTAGCACCGGAGCTGACTATTTACTGGTGAGGGAGCATATGGAAGAGAAACGAGAAAGCCCACGAGATATAACGGGTAGCTTTGAAGCTGGATTGCCACACGAAACAGAGAAACCACTTGTTGAAGTAGTAATTCAAGAATCAGGACATTTACTTGCGGAAGAGGAAGGAGAATTACTGGTCGACTTAATGAAGACGGGGATTGAACACTTGAAATTTGAGTCAGACGTCGGCTTACCAGACGAGAGCGACAAGGCACAAGATAGGCCTGAAGGGCTTTTGGTTGAATTTGAAATAGACAAAGAGCTACATGATTCCAAAGCTGATGCTGCTGGAAATGGCAGTGAGACGCCAGGAGCTGTAACAGCAGAGGAAGAGGTTGGATTTGCTGATGAAACTTTGCTTGAGGTCAAAGAACAGAAGATGACAGAGACTAGCTTCTTTCAGGAAGAGGTAGATGCTATAGACTCAGAGCAAAACAGCACCATGACTCCTAGTTCACTAGAAGACATTATTAAATCTGGACTCCTGAAACAGTCGGCTGAGACTGAGCCTGAATTACTTGAAGATGTAGAAATGCAAGATGTAGAAATGCAAGATGCAGGGATAGATATGGAAGAAACAGGTAATGGAGTGGAGGAGGATGCAGGAGAAGATGAAAAGCAGAACAAAAATGAGTTGGAGTTTTTACATCTGCAGGTAGCAGGATTGGCTGAATCTGAATCGTATAGACCAGTTGAGTCACTGCAGATGGAAAATCAATTATCAGACGAAGCACTTGAGATAAGCAATGAGGAGGGTTTAACTGAAGCAGCAGGTGAATCAAAGACAGCCGAGTCCAAACGGAGAGATTTGACTTTATCAACAGAAGAAGTGGCAAAGCATGTGACAGAATTGGAGGGGAGTTGTGCCGAAGAAACAGTTTGCTCAATCATTGGCCATCAGGATGTGATCGATGAAGAAATCCTCGATTTGTGGATGCAGACGGTGTTGTCGGAGGACACTGGTGGAATAAAACACCAAGAAGAGCCAGAGCCTGGACACCAAATGGAGCCATCGAATCAGGAACAAGATGAAATAGCATCAGTgcagacagagaaggagaaagagcagCTTTTAGAGTTAAATTCAAGGGAATCTGAGTTAGTGAGTGACACAGAAATGTCTTCATCAACAGTAGAGTCTGGATTTTTGGACCAGTCTCTCAGTGAATGGGGCATACAAAACAGTGAAACTCAGCTACTGAAAACAAGCAGCACTGTGTCATTTCCAGGCATATATGACATGTTGGCTAATGTGTCCGAATCAGCAAACATCTCTGAATTGTCTCCACAACAATTTAACTCTGGATCTCCAGATAAATTGATGGAGAAAGCAGCTGAGACAGCGCAGTCATATCTGAAAGAGGAGGATTTAATCACTGAGAGAGGATTTCACCCTGATACAGGAGTCACATCACCAGAGGCTAGACATCTGAATCAGGAGTCGGATAAATCACaagaaaaaacagaagaagTGCAGACTAAGACTGGATCACAGAAAGAGGTTGATGCTGAGGTAACTGATTGGACAGACTCTAAAGAAGCAGAGTTTAAGCCAATGACAGAAATGAGCACTCTATTCAAAGTTGAGAAAACAAATGCTGAAGATGAGCCTCTTGAGATAACTTTGTCTGACTCTCTAGATCAAATCAAACCCACTGAATCAGGACCATCTAGAAGCATATTAGAGGCTTCGTTCAAGGAGGAAATAGTTTTGACGGAATCTGGTTTACAAAGCGACACCTGCACTGAATCCAAGAGCAAGATGCCCTCCCTGGACAAACCACAACCCGGATGGTCAGAAGATATTGCTGAATCATTACCTGGGCTAAACAGGGCGGAGGTGGCAGAACAGCCAACGACAAAGTCTAAAGATCAGATAGAG GTGGACACCGTTGCGCTTGACTTTACTGTGCAAAGGTCACGAATTTCTGTTAAAAATCCTCGTGTAAGGCCACCCAAAGATCCCCGCTCCCTTCTACATAAGCCCTCAGTGGATCCCACACCCTCTTCACATGTGTCAGCCAAAGCCCCTGCAGGTGTGCCTCTGAGAGGATTGGGCATTGGAATCAAACTGCCTG GGCTTGGTGCAGGTTTTCCTGTTTTAAAAAAGACACAACGGGTAGTGAGCGATGAATGTAGTCCAGAAACCCTCTCACAG GAGACAAAACCAGAGGAGAAGAGTGACGCTCCCAAACAGGATGAGGCACAACCTAAACCTAAGTGGATGACACCAAGACATCCagg ATTTGGAAATCCACTGATGTCCGAGCTGAAGACCAAACTGAAGAAAACCACAAAAGAGTGA